GGAAGCTTCCTTGATAGCTTGAGCATCAGCACGAGGATCAGTAACAATAATAAGGCGAGGTTCACGGTAAGTACGAGTGATGTAGTTGGTGAAGTTACCGGGAGTGAAACGGCCAGCAATGGCAGTAGCACCAGTGTGGGCAGCGAACTTCAAGACAGCACGGTGTCCATATGGCCGGCTAGAAATAACACAAACATCAGCTGGGTTCTCAATGGTAGCAATTACACGAGCAGCAAGAACAAGCTTTTCCCAAGTCTTGCCTAAGTTGATAATGTGGATACCATCAGAACGACGCTTCCATACATAGTTCTCCATGCGGACTTCCAAGTTTTTGGAGCCGATGTGGGAGTCGGCGGCTAAGAGATTCTTGATATCATCATCAGTAGCGTTGAGAACTGATGGACGGGCTATGGATTCTGCCATTTTGTTGCGTGCACCTCTTGGTGGTTGGAAGAAATTCCAATTTCACCTTTGCCATAGTGTTGATAATTTAGTGACTGCTTTTTCGgtcaaaactttttttacagAGTTCTAAGCTGAGGTTAAAGAAGATTAAGGAATTGTAACCCATCGTTAAttcgtaaacaaaagatttACAGTAATAGCTGTTTTCCAACTTATAGTATGCTTTATTTTGGTAGGCATTTACAGAAAATCCTTTCATGGGAACTCTGTATAACAgtcattatttatttattttagtactaaacttttatatttttttttataattaccCCTATTTCCAAACTTACTTTGAAATCGAATGGTCTTACCAGAGAAAGGATTAATAATTgcttctttattaaaaacacTAGATGGAAGAAATTGCTATCGACATAAGACGtataattatattaaaaagctGCCAAACATTGAAGAGTCGACATCAAgaaacttttgtttttcaagaAGGATAGGCATAAAGAGATGCCCTTTATAAATCTTCTTCGTCAAAGTTCACGGATTTGTAAgctatttgtttaaaaactaCGAACACGAAAatcttctattttttttgaaacctCTGCAATTGTTCTATCGAGTTCATTGGCAATCATCTCCTGAACTGGATGAGGTAACGAATAGTACATCTCGCAGAGATCACCATCTATAACACATTTGACTGGAGCGTAATAACTACGATAAGCAAGATGATCCCTTCCAGCCAAAGGAGGACATTCTTTTCGCAACAAAAATTCCagttgttgaaaaaatcgaaCATCTTCCTGGTTAATAAAAGGGGTAAATACTCCAACAGTACCCAGAAGACCGGTCCATAACAAAACTTCTCGAGCTCCTTCAACCAATTGGACCTTTTGAAGCGAAGTAGGAATATCatttgtaaagaaatgaGCCATTAGGTCCAATTTGTGAGGTGtggaatttaaaaaggGCTTTTCGTGAATTAATTTAGATTCAGAATTCTCTTCATCAGCTAGTTTAGAAACATGTTCGGGGCAGCGTAAAAGCCAAATATTACCAAATTTATCCCCCCCTGCTAAAGTATCATAATCGACAAGGACATTTGTAGTAGTCCACCGATGAATAGTATCATCAGCAAAAGTTAGTAGGTGATTATCCTCAGGTTTATAGACAACGAATCTAACTGAGTATTGCGAATCTGCAACCACTATCCTACTAGCTTGAACTGTAATATGTGTAATAAATAGTGGTACAGCAGACAACTCACCTTTACgaagcatttttttgtttcctAAATCATAAATTCGTAAAAAGCGTCCAACTCCAGCTAGCATACGTCCCTGAAAGGGAGTTAAAGCCATAGGAATTCCATCGATTTCCGTATGGCTGATTAACTCAAGCTTTTTACCTTCATCGTGGAACCGGTATACTCGAAAGTTTCCATGAGAACAGGTTCGACATTCAAGATCCATATTAGTGGCAGAACCAGCTACCAAAAAGAATTCATCtctatttttgaaaaaagcgGCTGTCATACTAAAAGCAGCTTCGTTATCGCCCAGCGGACTTTCATggattatttttttagatatCATATCAAATACAGATATAAATGACACCCAAGATTTTGATGTGTGTTCATTTTGCTTCTCCTTCGTATACGAAGAACCCACATCTCCATTCTCTTGAGCATATTTAAATGAGTCAAAGTTCCTTTCACTTTGCAAAATGTACAAAACTGGAAAGTTGGGATGTTTAACGATTTTTCGAGGGGTACAAATTAACGGATAAATATCAGATTTTAAGTCATCTTGCAGACTATCGACtgtgaaaatttttaaagtatttttttgaatcgCTACAATACCTTCTGGACACTGTTCGCTTGCAAAAGATGAAGCATGATCAATTGCAGAATAAGCGATTGGTGATAGTTGCAAGTTTTGTTGATAACTATATGCAAGGAAGGTACGAGAAGACACCGCCAACACcgtattttgatttttcatgGTTATTGGATAGATCTTGACAGCTCGTGGACCCAAGAATCTAGTCCTTGTATCCAAAAGTTGCCCGGATGTAACGTCGATAACAGTTCGTAAATAGACACCATTCATTAAACCTATATGTAAATAGAGAGTACTCACACCATTTACGTTCATCGGAATTATGCATAAAGAATTGGCAGGAGAACTAAGGGCTTGTACACTCAAATTTTCTAAGGTTGTGTACAAATCGAGAGACAACACCCTCACCGTAGCATCGTCACATGCTAAGCACATAAAATTACTTCTTCTTGATCCTTCTTGTACGGGGCCTAAAGCCAAAGAAGTTACATTAGCAGTAAGcgtttttctttcttgaTATTCGTTGAGCTGACCTCCTTCAACATCATCActcatttcaaaataaacgAGTTCTCCATTGCTTAAAGCAACAACTATTTGCATATCATTAATTGCCGACTGTACAACGTACACATCCTGAGGTAATTTCCATTCACTTGTTTGCTTATTAGCCCTAATATAACGAATACCTTTAGGATGAATTTGAACCAACGAATCCCTTCCCATTTGCCTCGCATTTAGAGTTGAGACTGATGATAAAAATCCACTATCAGATATTTCTTCAACCGTCTCTCCAATAGAAAGAACCAAGGTTCCATTTGTAAACGAAAGAATAATATAAGAGTCATAAACGTCGGtttgatttaatttcaatgtCCAAATTGCAATAGGGGCACCGGGAAGTTCTGACGCTACGATCTCTGTGGTTTCTAAACCCCTTCTCAACTGACGCAGAGAAGAGTTTGAGCCTCTTCCACATACTGTATATAATTGATTAGCTTCGCCTGACGAGGGCGCCTTCATAAGTAACGTATCTGTTAACGAATATAGGCTTGGTATTTCTTCAACCAAAGAAAGGTTCTGTAGACCGCGGACTCCAAAATGCACATTTTTTGTACCGACTTCATTGTCCTGGGCTTGGAAATCTAAAGAAGTAATTTCcaattcatcatcatcaataCCTAAATTCTCAAATTGATACAATTGGTGGTTTCCAAATTCCGTGGCAACGAATAGAAAAccagttttcaaaatatttaactGAACTGCCAGGGGAACTgtatcaaaatattttaaccTTAGTTCAACAACATTCCCTTGACCATCATGCTCGATTGTCAGCTTCAGCAAATCCCCGTCACCAGTTtgtaaaagataaaaaaacgATCCTTTCATTTTATGGAGAACAGCACTAACAATCAAAGGACCATCATTTGCAGAGTTTGAATTGACTTGATTCCATGGAGTGGATATGGCGTTTGCCGATGCAGCTTGACGACGCAAAATGGgaatttgatgaaatgCCTTCTGAAGGTGACGGTAGGAAATCCATCCGTTAGATATTACTAGTGTACCGGAGGGCCCATCATTACCACCGGGAACAGGGATTAACATATAAGAATTTCTGTCAACGACCTTCGACCATCTTTTGACAACATGGTTTAATCCCAAATCCAATTCGTAATATGATAAAACCTTTTCCGAAGATGTAAATGCTTCTCTAGTTGAGTCATGGTCTATTTCGCTGTAGTCGACTTCTAAGGCAGCGAAGATGGGATTAGCATAACCAGTATCTAACCCAATTAAATGGAAACATATATTATTAGCTTTATGAGCTTCAAGTGGTGAAGATATTGTTAGGTTAGCCTCTGAATCTCGATTTAGTACGTAAACCAGCTTATTTTTCTCCACAGATGCAATCATAGCGGCCCTCCCCTTCGCATCTATGGCTAAGTATTCACCAGGAACAACTCTTCGAATTCCTgattttccaaaagtttCCTGGTATATTGGCactaatttatttttttcaacgtTATATTCCAAAATGGTTATTCGTCCTGAATCCGACGTGACTACGAGATAATCGCGTTTAAAACCAGTTAATCTCAAAGGAGCAACATTTCGAATAATAccaaaacaattttgatttaaaatacaattCATTCTCCCATCAGTTGCATCAACTTTATATATAAGCAACCTTGATTCTGTAGCAATTACTATCTCCTGTGCCTTTTTACCAGACAAGGACGCGGCACACGAACTTTGAACATAATTACTATTCTGTATTGTTAAGGAATATAGAAACAGAGAAGGGAAGGTGTCCATCTCTATACTTTAGCTGAAACACGATCCTCGCTGAGAGAAGAAGTCAGTGTATCAAGGAAACTTATAGCAGAAGGTAAAAAACTTCGTTATATGTTGACTTTTCTAAATGAAGTTAttgcaattgaaaatattgtataaattttctgcttttaaattatattaaagaattaaaaaaaagaaaagaaaatttaaaagaccgctacaaaaaatgtaacttgctcttcaaaaacaagaaaaaaaaaacattacgACCATTAAACATAAGCTcattaaaaagagaataaaCGATATCTCGAAGATTCCCTTGAAATAAGGACTCCGTAATCGCTATTCTCAGAAAGGGCATATTCGAGTGTTGAAGGAAGGAAATCCTTCTCAAATTCATGCAGCCATAGGCAACTGTTTAGTGGAATGAAAGGAAGA
This portion of the Schizosaccharomyces pombe strain 972h- genome assembly, chromosome: I genome encodes:
- the prp12 gene encoding U2 snRNP-associated protein, translating into MDTFPSLFLYSLTIQNSNYVQSSCAASLSGKKAQEIVIATESRLLIYKVDATDGRMNCILNQNCFGIIRNVAPLRLTGFKRDYLVVTSDSGRITILEYNVEKNKLVPIYQETFGKSGIRRVVPGEYLAIDAKGRAAMIASVEKNKLVYVLNRDSEANLTISSPLEAHKANNICFHLIGLDTGYANPIFAALEVDYSEIDHDSTREAFTSSEKVLSYYELDLGLNHVVKRWSKVVDRNSYMLIPVPGGNDGPSGTLVISNGWISYRHLQKAFHQIPILRRQAASANAISTPWNQVNSNSANDGPLIVSAVLHKMKGSFFYLLQTGDGDLLKLTIEHDGQGNVVELRLKYFDTVPLAVQLNILKTGFLFVATEFGNHQLYQFENLGIDDDELEITSLDFQAQDNEVGTKNVHFGVRGLQNLSLVEEIPSLYSLTDTLLMKAPSSGEANQLYTVCGRGSNSSLRQLRRGLETTEIVASELPGAPIAIWTLKLNQTDVYDSYIILSFTNGTLVLSIGETVEEISDSGFLSSVSTLNARQMGRDSLVQIHPKGIRYIRANKQTSEWKLPQDVYVVQSAINDMQIVVALSNGELVYFEMSDDVEGGQLNEYQERKTLTANVTSLALGPVQEGSRRSNFMCLACDDATVRVLSLDLYTTLENLSVQALSSPANSLCIIPMNVNGVSTLYLHIGLMNGVYLRTVIDVTSGQLLDTRTRFLGPRAVKIYPITMKNQNTVLAVSSRTFLAYSYQQNLQLSPIAYSAIDHASSFASEQCPEGIVAIQKNTLKIFTVDSLQDDLKSDIYPLICTPRKIVKHPNFPVLYILQSERNFDSFKYAQENGDVGSSYTKEKQNEHTSKSWVSFISVFDMISKKIIHESPLGDNEAAFSMTAAFFKNRDEFFLVAGSATNMDLECRTCSHGNFRVYRFHDEGKKLELISHTEIDGIPMALTPFQGRMLAGVGRFLRIYDLGNKKMLRKGELSAVPLFITHITVQASRIVVADSQYSVRFVVYKPEDNHLLTFADDTIHRWTTTNVLVDYDTLAGGDKFGNIWLLRCPEHVSKLADEENSESKLIHEKPFLNSTPHKLDLMAHFFTNDIPTSLQKVQLVEGAREVLLWTGLLGTVGVFTPFINQEDVRFFQQLEFLLRKECPPLAGRDHLAYRSYYAPVKCVIDGDLCEMYYSLPHPVQEMIANELDRTIAEVSKKIEDFRVRSF